A single window of Xylocopilactobacillus apicola DNA harbors:
- a CDS encoding 5'-methylthioadenosine/adenosylhomocysteine nucleosidase, translating to MKEILIICAMDEEIARYQEKFAFTDHEVSKNFHYFEGTYGNLHLRLAKSGIGKVQMALTVSYLISQKKPDLVINTGSAGAINPEIKRFDCVVATGAFYHDVDMTKFGFALGQLQDHDLVYKSDTALTDQLSKINEKLYGSHAKKGVIATGDTFVGTDEIKNRIFTNFPDTLCAEMEGASLAQVCQEFQIPFGEIRSISDDTPDDSADQFDQAIDEVGIMAANVAIEYFETIK from the coding sequence ATGAAAGAAATTTTAATTATTTGTGCGATGGACGAAGAAATTGCTAGATATCAGGAGAAGTTTGCTTTTACCGATCATGAGGTTTCAAAGAACTTCCATTACTTTGAAGGAACTTATGGTAATCTCCATCTCCGTTTAGCAAAATCTGGGATCGGCAAAGTTCAAATGGCTCTGACCGTGAGTTATCTGATTAGTCAAAAGAAACCAGATTTGGTAATTAACACGGGTTCAGCTGGTGCGATCAACCCTGAGATCAAACGTTTTGACTGCGTTGTTGCCACGGGTGCTTTCTACCATGACGTTGATATGACTAAATTTGGGTTTGCGCTAGGTCAGCTGCAAGACCACGATTTGGTTTATAAATCTGACACTGCCTTAACCGATCAGCTTAGTAAAATTAATGAGAAATTGTATGGATCGCATGCGAAAAAAGGCGTAATTGCAACTGGTGACACATTTGTCGGGACTGATGAAATTAAAAATAGAATCTTCACGAATTTCCCTGACACACTTTGTGCTGAGATGGAAGGCGCATCTTTGGCACAAGTTTGTCAAGAATTCCAAATTCCTTTTGGTGAAATTCGTAGTATTTCAGATGATACGCCAGACGATTCAGCTGATCAATTTGATCAAGCAATCGATGAAGTTGGAATCATGGCTGCCAATGTGGCAATTGAATATTTTGAGACGATTAAATAG
- a CDS encoding cysteine desulfurase family protein, whose amino-acid sequence MKRYYFDHAATTPVAPEVIKVITDSLANDFGNVSSTNYFGQQEKLNLRQSRQTLAEAINANLNEVYFTSGATESNNTVIRQSALAWQNKGRHLITTAVEHPSVLRVMEYLAQNGFDVTFLPVNEEGTIELTDFKNALRSDTILVSVMYGNNETGSLMPIKEIGEILKDHQASFHVDATQALGIEKIDVKELGIDFLSASAHKIYGPKGIGLLYKDQKIVIPPLLLGGEQENNFRAGTTNMPLIMGFAAAMKLCNEQNEARWAIMYQEDKKILLDHLKDSGIDFEINGSFDKSLPQILNLWFKGVSSKVLLPLIDLDGYAVAAGSACSAGSAEDSHVLLAMYPNNLSRVRESIRISFGRDNQREDVENLADDLVKRVKHLERKDS is encoded by the coding sequence TTGAAGCGATATTATTTTGATCATGCAGCAACTACACCGGTTGCGCCAGAAGTAATAAAAGTAATTACTGACAGCCTAGCTAATGATTTTGGAAATGTTTCAAGCACTAACTATTTTGGGCAGCAGGAAAAATTGAACTTACGGCAGTCGCGTCAGACTTTAGCAGAAGCGATTAACGCCAACTTAAATGAAGTTTATTTTACTAGTGGGGCAACTGAAAGCAATAACACGGTTATTCGTCAAAGTGCGCTCGCTTGGCAGAATAAAGGACGGCACTTGATCACAACGGCAGTTGAGCATCCTTCAGTTTTGCGGGTAATGGAGTATTTAGCTCAAAATGGCTTCGATGTAACATTTCTTCCGGTTAACGAAGAAGGAACGATTGAGCTTACGGATTTTAAAAATGCTTTAAGGTCAGACACGATTTTAGTGTCAGTAATGTATGGAAATAATGAAACTGGCAGTTTGATGCCAATCAAAGAGATCGGTGAAATTTTAAAAGATCATCAGGCTAGCTTTCATGTTGATGCGACCCAAGCTTTAGGAATTGAGAAGATTGACGTAAAAGAATTGGGGATCGATTTTCTAAGCGCATCTGCGCATAAAATCTACGGTCCAAAAGGCATTGGTCTTCTGTATAAAGATCAAAAAATTGTGATTCCACCACTCTTGCTTGGTGGCGAACAGGAAAATAACTTTCGAGCAGGAACTACTAACATGCCATTAATTATGGGTTTTGCTGCCGCAATGAAATTATGTAATGAACAAAATGAAGCTCGTTGGGCTATAATGTATCAAGAAGATAAAAAGATTTTGCTAGATCACTTAAAAGACTCGGGAATTGATTTTGAAATTAATGGCAGTTTTGATAAATCATTGCCGCAAATTTTAAATCTCTGGTTTAAGGGAGTTTCTTCCAAAGTTTTGCTCCCGCTGATCGATCTCGATGGATATGCAGTAGCAGCAGGTTCAGCTTGTAGTGCAGGAAGTGCTGAAGATTCGCACGTTTTATTGGCGATGTATCCGAACAATCTTTCGAGAGTTCGTGAATCAATCAGAATTAGTTTTGGCCGAGATAATCAAAGAGAAGATGTTGAGAATTTGGCAGATGATCTTGTCAAACGAGTGAAGCATCTTGAAAGAAAGGATAGTTAA
- a CDS encoding C69 family dipeptidase yields the protein MKSGSSCTSILVGKNATIDGSTMIARNDDTFYAVAPHKFIQHPAVHQKGRTLKSWLNGFEAELPENSYRYPAVPNVDYQKFGYYEESGINEKNVAMSATESTYGNERVLAFDPLVEDGLDEDCIVNMTLPYVDSARGAVQYLGQLIKKFGSPAGNSVLFSDSDEVWYMEISSGHHWVAQRIPDDAYAICANQVSIQQVDFYDQDNFMYSEGIEEFVTNNHLNPDQSGFNYRHIFGTSNEKDHHYNTPRVWYGQKYFNPEIEQDPKSDDLPFICRTNKKITPDDIQFILGSHYNETPFDPLSKGDDPRKYLYRPIGLNRTQNSHILQIRNDVPKDVSAIMWLCIGYPTFAPFVPFFTNMNDTAPSYNDTQLTYRETDAYWLYRALSVLVESNYTHFIQLDRDYLTDARQTLRARVADITNKAVAIGISGEALTDYLTKENQETVRQIEATTRQFMGELYTKGITVSHLTFNMDKNL from the coding sequence ATGAAATCTGGTTCAAGTTGCACTTCAATTTTAGTTGGAAAAAATGCTACGATTGACGGGTCAACCATGATTGCACGCAATGACGATACTTTTTACGCCGTTGCGCCGCACAAATTTATTCAACATCCCGCGGTTCACCAAAAAGGTCGAACCTTAAAATCTTGGCTAAACGGCTTTGAGGCTGAGTTGCCTGAAAATAGCTACCGTTACCCAGCAGTTCCAAACGTTGATTATCAAAAATTTGGCTACTATGAAGAAAGCGGAATTAACGAAAAGAATGTCGCAATGAGCGCAACAGAAAGCACTTATGGCAATGAAAGGGTGCTTGCTTTTGACCCACTAGTAGAAGATGGACTAGACGAGGACTGTATCGTCAACATGACCTTGCCGTACGTTGACTCAGCGCGCGGAGCAGTTCAATACCTAGGACAGCTGATCAAAAAATTTGGCTCACCTGCCGGGAATTCAGTGCTTTTTAGCGACTCAGACGAAGTTTGGTACATGGAAATTTCAAGTGGTCACCACTGGGTTGCTCAAAGGATCCCGGATGACGCTTATGCAATCTGTGCCAATCAAGTTTCAATTCAGCAGGTCGATTTCTATGACCAAGATAATTTTATGTACTCCGAAGGAATCGAAGAATTTGTCACCAATAACCATTTAAATCCCGATCAAAGTGGTTTTAATTATCGCCACATTTTTGGCACCTCAAATGAAAAAGATCACCACTACAATACTCCGCGGGTCTGGTACGGGCAGAAATATTTCAATCCCGAGATTGAGCAAGACCCCAAAAGTGATGATTTACCTTTCATTTGTCGCACTAACAAAAAAATAACTCCCGATGACATTCAATTTATCTTGGGTTCCCACTATAACGAAACCCCTTTCGATCCTTTAAGTAAGGGCGACGACCCCAGAAAATACTTGTATCGTCCGATTGGTTTAAACCGAACTCAAAATTCGCATATTCTCCAAATTAGAAACGACGTCCCAAAAGACGTGTCAGCAATTATGTGGCTATGTATTGGCTATCCAACGTTTGCTCCATTCGTGCCCTTCTTTACCAATATGAACGATACGGCACCCTCTTATAATGACACTCAGCTAACTTACCGTGAAACTGATGCATATTGGCTTTACCGCGCACTTTCAGTTTTAGTTGAATCAAATTATACCCATTTCATTCAGCTCGACCGCGATTATTTAACGGATGCCCGTCAAACGTTAAGAGCACGAGTTGCAGATATAACTAATAAAGCCGTCGCAATTGGAATTTCTGGTGAGGCTTTAACTGACTATTTAACTAAAGAAAATCAAGAAACTGTTCGACAAATTGAGGCGACCACCCGTCAATTTATGGGCGAACTTTATACTAAAGGAATTACTGTGTCTCATTTAACCTTTAATATGGACAAAAACCTTTAA
- the tnpC gene encoding IS66 family transposase, whose translation MLQCDETPIQVLREPGKKSTSKSYLWVLQTSKYSTNQIVLFNYSPTRSQTVPQKLLQEWNGFLTTDGYNGYNNLGSKIKRTGCWAHVHRKFVVAAQEFKHLGLAAKFDQLIDQLYQIEDRIADLPRDKRLQVRKTQSRKIVEQFWELTGKYPIINKSKLKNAVEYALKNREALEAFLNDPMIPLDNNLVERSIKKSVICRKNSLFSTSVAGVTANAIFLSLAGTANLNHLNFQKYLEYLFFELPKFCGNPREEQLEDYLPWSKEVQAKCRY comes from the coding sequence ATGCTTCAATGTGATGAGACTCCCATTCAAGTTTTAAGAGAACCTGGCAAGAAGTCTACCAGTAAATCATACTTATGGGTACTCCAAACTTCTAAATATTCAACTAATCAGATTGTTTTATTCAATTATTCGCCAACCAGAAGTCAGACAGTGCCTCAGAAACTTCTCCAAGAGTGGAACGGTTTCTTAACAACTGACGGATATAATGGCTACAACAATCTGGGCTCTAAGATCAAAAGAACCGGTTGTTGGGCTCATGTTCACCGTAAGTTTGTAGTTGCGGCGCAAGAGTTTAAACACCTTGGTCTTGCAGCAAAGTTTGACCAGTTGATTGATCAGCTTTACCAGATTGAAGATAGGATCGCTGATTTACCGAGAGACAAACGACTTCAAGTTAGGAAGACGCAGTCGCGTAAGATCGTAGAACAATTCTGGGAATTAACTGGTAAATATCCCATTATCAATAAATCAAAACTGAAAAACGCAGTTGAATACGCATTAAAGAATCGAGAGGCATTGGAAGCATTTTTGAATGACCCGATGATCCCGTTGGATAATAATCTAGTAGAACGAAGTATTAAGAAATCGGTCATTTGCCGAAAGAATAGCTTATTTAGTACAAGTGTAGCGGGAGTAACAGCCAATGCGATATTCTTGAGTTTAGCTGGAACAGCTAACTTAAACCACCTTAACTTCCAAAAGTACTTGGAGTATCTTTTCTTTGAGCTGCCTAAATTTTGCGGTAATCCAAGAGAAGAGCAGTTAGAGGATTATTTGCCTTGGTCTAAAGAAGTTCAAGCCAAATGCCGGTATTAA
- the mnmA gene encoding tRNA 2-thiouridine(34) synthase MnmA, with protein sequence MNKRVVLGMSGGVDSSVAALLLKEQGYDVVGVFMKNWDETKDDGVCTAAEDFEDVAAVAQEIGIPFYSINFEKEYWDRVFTYFLSEYRAGRTPNPDIICNKEIKFKAFLDYALELDADYIAMGHYARNLIDETGQAHLMRAADQNKDQTYFLAQVSNDQLQKVIFPLGDLTKPEVREIAEKNGLTTAHKKDSTGVCFIGERNFKHFLQNFLPSQKGYMMTPDGEIMGEHDGVLYYTIGQRSGLGIGGTKDNSEPWFVVGKDVEKNILYVDQGYHNPLLMSNSLKASKLNLINQTVDLSSVDNLTAKFRYRQADVPVSVQNDGADLIVNFSTPQRAITPGQAVVFYQGTECLGSAFIDSVYQDQKQLAYC encoded by the coding sequence ATGAATAAGCGAGTAGTTTTAGGAATGAGCGGCGGAGTAGATTCTTCAGTCGCAGCGCTTTTACTCAAGGAGCAGGGCTACGACGTAGTCGGCGTTTTTATGAAGAACTGGGACGAAACAAAAGACGACGGGGTTTGTACAGCCGCGGAAGATTTTGAAGACGTCGCGGCCGTTGCCCAGGAAATTGGGATCCCTTTTTATTCAATTAATTTTGAAAAAGAATACTGGGATCGCGTCTTCACTTACTTTTTGTCCGAGTATCGGGCAGGTCGGACCCCTAATCCTGATATTATCTGTAACAAAGAGATTAAGTTTAAAGCGTTCTTAGATTATGCCTTGGAGTTGGATGCAGATTACATTGCCATGGGTCATTATGCACGCAATCTGATTGATGAAACGGGGCAGGCTCATCTAATGCGGGCAGCCGACCAAAATAAGGATCAGACTTATTTTCTAGCTCAGGTATCAAATGATCAGTTACAAAAGGTGATTTTCCCGCTGGGCGATTTAACTAAGCCTGAAGTAAGAGAAATTGCTGAGAAAAACGGACTCACAACCGCACATAAGAAAGATTCCACCGGAGTTTGTTTTATCGGCGAAAGAAATTTCAAGCATTTTCTTCAGAATTTTCTTCCGAGTCAAAAAGGTTACATGATGACGCCGGATGGTGAAATTATGGGTGAACATGATGGGGTCTTGTATTATACGATTGGGCAACGCTCTGGCCTTGGGATCGGTGGAACAAAGGATAATTCTGAGCCCTGGTTTGTGGTTGGAAAAGATGTGGAGAAAAATATCCTTTATGTAGATCAGGGTTATCATAATCCGCTTTTGATGTCCAATAGTTTGAAAGCATCGAAGCTTAATTTGATTAATCAAACTGTTGATTTGAGCTCAGTAGATAATTTAACTGCGAAATTTCGGTATCGACAAGCTGATGTACCGGTTTCTGTTCAAAACGATGGAGCTGATTTGATTGTTAATTTTTCAACTCCTCAAAGAGCTATAACACCAGGGCAGGCTGTAGTGTTCTATCAAGGAACGGAGTGTCTAGGTAGCGCATTTATTGATTCAGTTTATCAGGATCAAAAACAGCTAGCGTACTGCTAA
- a CDS encoding toxic anion resistance protein, with product MDDKNKLTQTPEHADKTIINDLVNNAFSAPQAIQATDDQAIKPVAEEVVDNLNEEDRQSAQKLAEQIDPTKRESVLNFGNAAQQKIGAFSAKVLDHVQNQDTGPIGQTLSDLLYDIKQADPKDLENNKPNLFQRMFGQVKQSMFEVKARYQKVTTQIDIISQKLNRQRNILMRDNRVLDDMYAENKNYYEALNIFIAAGQLKMKELDQQIDELTNKQKNGEMNDLQVEEINDVRQFRERLDKRVYDLTLVREMTLQQAPQIRQMQRTNEELIDKIQTSINTAIPLWKNQTALLINAMSQRNALEIQRQVTQTTNDLLKKNSEMIKESAIDAEKENQRGVIDIETLTQTQNNLIETLNETLQIQAEGRKRREEASKQLNDMDKQLKDQLLNYVSTGQDNQN from the coding sequence ATGGATGACAAAAATAAATTAACACAGACCCCTGAGCACGCTGACAAGACTATCATTAACGATTTAGTAAATAATGCTTTTTCCGCGCCCCAGGCAATCCAAGCAACTGACGATCAAGCAATTAAACCAGTTGCTGAAGAAGTTGTTGACAATTTAAATGAAGAGGACCGACAGAGCGCTCAGAAGTTAGCCGAACAGATTGACCCGACTAAACGTGAGTCAGTCTTAAACTTCGGCAACGCTGCTCAACAAAAAATCGGTGCTTTTTCGGCTAAAGTTCTGGATCACGTTCAAAATCAGGACACCGGACCAATCGGTCAGACGTTATCAGACCTTTTATATGACATTAAACAGGCTGACCCCAAAGACTTGGAAAATAATAAACCGAATTTATTTCAACGAATGTTTGGGCAAGTCAAGCAATCGATGTTTGAGGTCAAAGCCCGTTACCAAAAAGTTACTACGCAAATTGATATTATTTCACAAAAGCTTAATCGACAGCGAAACATCTTGATGCGGGATAACCGTGTTCTAGATGACATGTACGCAGAAAATAAAAATTACTACGAAGCTTTGAACATTTTTATTGCTGCTGGGCAACTAAAAATGAAAGAATTGGATCAACAAATCGACGAGCTGACTAATAAGCAAAAAAATGGCGAAATGAATGACCTTCAGGTTGAAGAAATTAATGACGTGCGCCAATTTAGAGAACGTCTAGATAAGCGTGTGTATGATTTAACCTTAGTTAGGGAAATGACTTTACAACAGGCCCCACAAATTCGACAAATGCAGCGAACTAACGAAGAATTAATTGATAAAATCCAAACTTCGATTAATACCGCAATCCCACTTTGGAAGAATCAAACTGCACTTTTGATTAATGCGATGAGCCAGCGCAACGCTTTAGAAATTCAGCGACAAGTTACGCAGACAACTAATGATCTTTTAAAGAAGAACAGTGAAATGATCAAGGAATCGGCTATCGACGCTGAAAAAGAGAATCAACGTGGAGTTATTGATATCGAAACCCTGACTCAAACGCAAAACAATTTGATTGAAACGCTAAACGAAACGCTCCAAATCCAAGCAGAGGGCCGTAAACGTCGCGAGGAAGCTTCAAAGCAGCTTAACGATATGGATAAACAGCTTAAAGATCAATTGCTTAATTACGTGAGTACCGGTCAAGATAATCAAAATTAA
- a CDS encoding histidine phosphatase family protein: MIELFLVRHGKTVWNQEHRLQGARGNSELLEENIHHIDALAARLKSEDFAAIYSSPLKRAFQTASRLAADLNYQKPIQIAEALREIDFGVIEGKRDEELKPEYQEQVKFFFNEPEKYDQTVLKGESYLQAAQRTKMFVMKLLEIYPDHSKIVLVSHGGILNVMINALLEIPLKDYRRHGGITNVSLTKVDVLDDGSAKLVTFNNTEHLENLEPTDTI, translated from the coding sequence ATGATTGAATTATTCCTAGTAAGACACGGAAAAACGGTTTGGAATCAAGAGCATCGGCTTCAAGGAGCGCGGGGTAACTCAGAACTTCTTGAAGAAAATATTCACCACATCGATGCGTTAGCAGCACGACTGAAAAGTGAAGATTTTGCGGCAATTTATTCATCTCCGTTAAAAAGAGCTTTTCAAACGGCTTCTCGTTTAGCAGCTGATTTGAATTATCAAAAACCAATTCAAATTGCGGAAGCGCTGAGAGAAATTGATTTTGGGGTAATTGAAGGCAAACGTGATGAGGAGTTAAAACCTGAATATCAAGAGCAGGTTAAGTTCTTTTTCAACGAACCTGAGAAGTATGACCAAACCGTTTTGAAAGGTGAGAGCTATCTGCAAGCCGCTCAGCGGACAAAAATGTTTGTGATGAAGCTTCTTGAAATTTATCCCGATCATTCCAAAATAGTTTTAGTTAGTCACGGTGGAATCCTAAACGTGATGATTAACGCGTTGTTGGAGATTCCACTGAAAGATTATCGCCGTCATGGTGGCATTACTAACGTTTCGCTAACAAAAGTTGATGTTCTCGATGATGGTAGCGCTAAACTCGTAACTTTTAATAATACTGAACATTTAGAGAACCTTGAGCCAACAGATACAATTTAA
- a CDS encoding endonuclease V, producing the protein MKLAIDVYYYPDRAKAVGILFENWKQSEPDEIITAFISDVAKYEPGSFYKRELPCILELLKQVDMFNLELIIVDGFVYVDNDQKAGLGKHLFDALNEEIPIIGVAKNPFAKNKKLVREITRGESKKPLYISSVGISILDSASNIQNMQGDFRMPTLLKMLDQETKR; encoded by the coding sequence ATGAAGTTAGCCATTGATGTTTATTACTATCCCGACCGAGCTAAAGCAGTCGGAATTTTGTTTGAGAATTGGAAGCAATCGGAGCCGGACGAAATAATAACTGCATTTATTTCTGACGTTGCGAAATACGAGCCAGGCTCATTTTATAAAAGGGAACTGCCTTGTATCTTGGAATTATTAAAACAAGTTGACATGTTTAATTTAGAATTAATTATTGTTGACGGGTTTGTCTACGTTGATAATGACCAAAAAGCAGGACTAGGCAAACATTTATTTGATGCGCTCAATGAAGAAATTCCGATCATCGGCGTCGCCAAAAATCCTTTTGCTAAAAACAAAAAATTGGTAAGAGAAATCACCAGAGGAGAAAGTAAAAAGCCCCTCTATATTAGTTCAGTTGGGATATCAATCCTTGATTCAGCAAGTAATATTCAAAATATGCAAGGGGATTTCAGAATGCCAACGCTTTTAAAAATGTTAGATCAGGAGACTAAAAGATAG
- a CDS encoding 5-bromo-4-chloroindolyl phosphate hydrolysis family protein produces the protein MNFGNLILLIILICIAVGALWGLFYYLNTKSSSIEHIYKYSTRGRKISEKVLKNYYKEGLNDNDIRYFRETMATALKQINQIESLTDKNKTLSKLNQKLNLNKLLHGFFKEIVAKPSKIEEAGEFLYKELPALNTIYVKYSQIDSHLYKDQETDKVLQISIEAINNAYKKINEQYHKFIADDLDTLHEAANNF, from the coding sequence ATGAATTTTGGTAATTTAATCCTTTTAATAATTCTGATTTGTATCGCAGTTGGGGCTCTCTGGGGTTTATTCTATTATCTTAACACCAAAAGCAGTTCGATAGAACACATTTATAAATATAGTACCAGAGGTCGCAAAATTAGCGAAAAGGTTTTGAAGAATTATTATAAAGAAGGCCTTAACGATAATGATATCCGCTACTTTCGCGAAACGATGGCTACTGCGCTAAAACAAATCAATCAAATTGAATCTTTGACTGACAAAAACAAAACACTTAGTAAGCTCAATCAGAAATTAAATTTAAATAAATTACTACACGGTTTCTTTAAAGAAATTGTTGCCAAACCCAGTAAAATCGAAGAAGCTGGCGAATTTTTATATAAAGAACTCCCTGCTTTAAACACCATCTATGTGAAATACAGCCAGATCGATTCGCATCTTTATAAAGATCAAGAAACAGATAAAGTTTTGCAAATCAGTATTGAAGCAATTAACAACGCATACAAGAAAATTAACGAACAATATCATAAATTCATTGCAGATGATCTTGACACGCTGCATGAAGCTGCAAACAATTTTTAG
- a CDS encoding cysteine desulfurase, which translates to MLKEVNTIKGDSQTYRVNQNVKRYSLTDVGFAKTKRGNFILQRSLDPMDPYNAKKKLKISIDGDLKLLDMSTTDASGLRTIDIFKNGGNQEAIDQYHFIIKNLLDREILAINE; encoded by the coding sequence ATGCTAAAAGAAGTAAATACAATCAAGGGTGATTCCCAAACTTATCGGGTGAACCAGAATGTCAAAAGATATTCATTAACTGATGTGGGATTTGCTAAAACCAAACGGGGCAATTTTATTTTGCAACGCTCACTTGATCCAATGGATCCATATAATGCTAAAAAAAAGTTGAAAATTTCGATCGATGGTGACTTAAAACTGCTTGATATGAGTACAACTGACGCTTCAGGTCTTAGAACAATTGATATTTTCAAAAACGGCGGCAATCAAGAGGCAATCGATCAATATCATTTCATTATTAAGAATTTGTTGGACCGGGAAATATTGGCGATCAATGAATAA
- a CDS encoding DUF6630 family protein: protein MLRNKSELIELSKLLTENNQDAVDAVSLLVEKEEFESLDSTVAYFLCGIDENNNYDSKFDFGAYLDWKDGGEEMVESLEQGILNKKYSLDLTEIEFSDEEPETGLKEISEFLEPTAYRLINWDIDGDCYNLFVIPKDKWAQIEEMKLKIERIK, encoded by the coding sequence ATGTTAAGAAATAAGTCTGAATTAATTGAACTGAGCAAACTTCTAACGGAAAATAATCAGGACGCTGTAGATGCCGTTTCGCTTTTAGTTGAAAAAGAGGAGTTCGAATCGTTAGATTCTACCGTTGCTTATTTTCTCTGCGGGATTGATGAAAATAACAATTACGATTCGAAGTTTGATTTTGGCGCTTACCTTGATTGGAAAGATGGGGGCGAAGAAATGGTTGAGAGTCTTGAGCAGGGCATCTTAAATAAGAAATACTCGTTGGACTTAACTGAAATCGAGTTTTCTGACGAGGAACCAGAAACAGGACTTAAGGAAATAAGCGAATTTCTAGAACCGACGGCTTACCGATTAATTAACTGGGACATTGATGGAGATTGTTACAATTTATTTGTGATTCCCAAGGACAAATGGGCTCAAATTGAAGAAATGAAACTTAAAATCGAGAGGATTAAATGA